A single Acidobacteriota bacterium DNA region contains:
- a CDS encoding homoserine dehydrogenase: protein MSTKTTLGIFGLGTVGTGVVALLRDNPQFDIRAISVRDRNKTRDFDFSQFEMNQDPFTLAEDPGIEILVEVAGGIDPAYEVVKRAITSGKHIVTANKELIAKHGPELFALANDHNVTIFFEAAVGGGIPLISTLQRGLQANRVSRVAGIVNGTTNYILTKMEREQKTFGDALAEAQAAGYAEADPSDDIEGRDVVYKISILSSLAFQAPIEVEKIYRQGITEITDLDIKLAREFGYRIKMIGLAQRGKNDALDVRVHPMLVPRVHPLAGVDGVNNAIFISGSAVGEIMLMGPGAGRYPTASAVVGDVINIASAIKLPDFARYFQLPISSEVSEVMPIDESENGYYIRLETQDSPGVIGHLGQAFGDHGVSLHSFTQRGVTEDGTATIVLLTHCVKEKQLQAALREIIEQPTTKQIGVLLRVLS from the coding sequence ATGAGCACAAAAACAACTCTTGGCATTTTTGGATTGGGCACCGTCGGCACAGGCGTCGTCGCCCTGTTGCGCGACAACCCGCAATTCGACATTCGCGCGATTTCCGTTCGCGACCGCAATAAGACCCGCGATTTTGATTTTTCGCAGTTTGAAATGAACCAGGATCCGTTCACACTGGCGGAAGATCCCGGCATTGAAATTCTGGTGGAAGTCGCTGGCGGCATTGATCCGGCGTATGAAGTGGTCAAACGCGCCATCACCAGCGGCAAACATATCGTTACCGCCAACAAAGAGCTCATCGCCAAACACGGCCCGGAACTTTTTGCGCTGGCCAATGACCACAACGTCACGATCTTTTTTGAAGCCGCCGTCGGCGGAGGCATTCCGCTGATTTCGACCTTGCAGCGCGGGCTGCAAGCCAATCGCGTTTCGCGCGTCGCTGGAATCGTCAACGGCACGACGAATTACATTCTGACCAAAATGGAGCGCGAGCAGAAAACTTTCGGCGATGCTCTGGCCGAAGCGCAAGCCGCGGGTTATGCCGAAGCCGATCCCAGCGATGACATCGAAGGCCGCGACGTGGTGTACAAAATCTCTATTCTTTCCTCACTCGCGTTTCAGGCTCCGATTGAAGTCGAAAAAATCTACCGGCAAGGCATCACCGAAATCACAGATCTGGACATCAAGCTGGCGCGCGAATTCGGTTATCGCATCAAAATGATCGGGTTGGCGCAACGCGGAAAAAATGACGCTTTGGACGTTCGCGTGCATCCGATGCTGGTTCCGCGCGTGCATCCGCTGGCCGGAGTTGACGGCGTCAACAACGCCATTTTCATCAGCGGCAGCGCCGTCGGTGAAATCATGTTGATGGGGCCTGGAGCAGGCCGATACCCAACCGCCAGCGCCGTGGTCGGCGATGTCATCAACATCGCCAGCGCCATCAAATTGCCGGACTTTGCGCGATACTTCCAACTCCCTATCAGTTCCGAAGTCAGCGAAGTAATGCCGATTGATGAATCCGAAAACGGGTATTACATCCGCCTGGAAACACAAGATTCGCCGGGAGTTATCGGTCATTTGGGACAGGCATTTGGTGACCACGGAGTCAGTTTGCACAGCTTTACCCAACGCGGCGTAACAGAAGACGGAACTGCAACCATTGTTCTGCTGACGCATTGCGTGAAGGAAAAACAGCTTCAAGCTGCGCTCAGGGAAATCATTGAACAACCGACGACCAAACAAATTGGCGTCTTGCTGCGCGTATTGAGCTAA